Proteins from a single region of Butyrivibrio fibrisolvens:
- a CDS encoding sugar ABC transporter permease, whose protein sequence is MKRQTRNNIKLLFLNIFFVIVCFIAMIPILYAVSVSLNSNNSLLSSNFSFIPKAFTLSNYRAVFVDEPIMLWLSNSLILAISTLVIALGTGIPAAYVFSRKRFAGRNLILKTIILLYAFPSLLSMTALYKILSPMGLINTRIGLIIVYTGTEAVFALWNMKGYFDTIPKEIEEAAMIDGASPVQIVARIVMPLARPTIAVTAMMVLIYVWNEYIFAVNFMTGSDTYTLAAGLYSLQAGEMSGNWPIFSAASIVVSVPILIVFFALQKNMTTGLTSGGVKG, encoded by the coding sequence ATGAAAAGACAAACCAGAAACAACATAAAACTTCTTTTTCTGAATATATTTTTTGTAATAGTATGTTTTATCGCAATGATACCAATACTATACGCAGTGTCAGTATCACTAAACTCTAACAACAGCCTTCTTAGCTCCAACTTTTCTTTTATCCCGAAGGCATTTACCTTGTCTAATTATAGGGCAGTGTTCGTTGACGAGCCGATCATGCTGTGGCTGTCCAACAGCCTTATCCTTGCTATATCGACACTTGTGATAGCACTTGGAACCGGAATCCCCGCAGCATACGTCTTTTCAAGGAAAAGATTTGCAGGAAGGAATCTTATTTTAAAGACTATAATCCTTCTCTATGCCTTCCCGTCCCTTTTATCCATGACAGCGCTTTACAAGATCTTAAGCCCTATGGGACTTATCAACACAAGGATTGGCCTGATCATAGTATATACGGGAACAGAGGCGGTCTTTGCCCTCTGGAACATGAAAGGATATTTTGACACTATACCAAAAGAAATAGAAGAAGCAGCCATGATAGACGGTGCAAGCCCGGTGCAGATAGTTGCAAGGATCGTTATGCCGCTTGCAAGACCTACGATCGCAGTAACAGCTATGATGGTTCTCATATATGTATGGAATGAGTATATATTTGCAGTTAACTTCATGACGGGTTCAGATACTTACACGCTGGCAGCAGGACTGTATTCACTGCAGGCAGGTGAGATGAGCGGCAACTGGCCTATTTTCTCAGCAGCCTCAATCGTAGTATCTGTGCCGATACTGATTGTGTTCTTTGCTCTTCAGAAGAACATGACAACAGGTCTTACATCAGGAGGAGTGAAGGGATAA
- a CDS encoding glycoside hydrolase family 13 protein produces the protein MEKSSILHIPMSHYAYGEDETHITIRLRAKRGDITNCTLYYGDRSCRQTPVIFTEAKMSVAHSTSLYDLFEVTLENPYKRLCYYFYLESGDESTYYYGDCFCDGPVDDRSEYFQLPFNHRADIVNPPAWAKDAIFYNIFPDSFATSKGYISGKPTTLNYEGNKVNGKLGGTIKGITENVDYLKDLGINAIYINPIFTAGEYHKYDLLDYYHIDPCFGTNEEFKELVDTYHKNGIRVVIDGVFNHCGWKFFAFEDVVQNGEASKYKDWFYGLKFPVVRPDNFEDYPTYDCFGYERMMPKLDLSNKETMEYFVNVGKYWVKEFGIDGWRLDVASEVNDGFWRAFNAGVKEENPDAILIGEVWESANHWLDGTIFDGSMNYDFRKHSRRFFGERSIDAREFGDRITDMYTRYRKKTVFSQLNLLDSHDVSRFLSICDGDVDRYKLAVLFLMTFPGMPSVFYGDEKGIMGVLEKDYRNPMPWDKEETELGKFYKDVIGIRNAEDALRSGEFKVVKADACDHLIGFIRYTKDIEITVLINMFEGEKDISAELETGADVIFSLGLDGNALKAKGCAVIKRVRNKK, from the coding sequence ATGGAAAAGAGTTCTATATTACATATCCCCATGTCCCACTATGCCTATGGGGAGGATGAAACACATATAACAATTAGACTTCGCGCCAAAAGAGGCGATATTACAAACTGCACGCTGTACTACGGCGACAGGTCCTGCAGGCAGACTCCGGTTATTTTCACTGAGGCAAAAATGTCCGTAGCGCACTCTACAAGCCTGTATGATCTCTTCGAGGTGACACTTGAAAATCCATATAAGAGACTTTGCTATTATTTCTATCTTGAAAGTGGTGATGAGAGTACCTATTACTACGGCGACTGCTTCTGCGACGGGCCTGTCGATGACAGGTCTGAGTATTTCCAGCTTCCCTTTAATCATAGGGCTGATATAGTAAATCCCCCAGCTTGGGCTAAGGACGCGATCTTTTATAACATCTTCCCCGACAGCTTTGCAACGTCTAAGGGCTATATTAGCGGAAAGCCAACAACTTTAAACTATGAAGGAAACAAGGTTAATGGTAAGCTCGGCGGCACTATAAAAGGCATTACAGAGAATGTCGACTACCTTAAGGATCTTGGAATAAACGCCATATATATCAATCCTATATTCACAGCAGGCGAGTATCACAAGTACGACCTTCTTGATTACTACCACATAGACCCCTGCTTTGGAACTAACGAAGAGTTCAAAGAGCTTGTGGATACTTATCATAAAAACGGCATCCGCGTTGTGATCGACGGCGTTTTCAATCACTGCGGCTGGAAGTTTTTTGCCTTTGAAGATGTGGTTCAAAACGGCGAAGCGTCCAAATACAAGGACTGGTTCTACGGCCTTAAGTTCCCTGTGGTAAGGCCTGATAATTTCGAAGACTACCCGACCTATGACTGCTTTGGCTATGAGCGAATGATGCCCAAACTTGACCTTTCTAACAAGGAGACCATGGAATACTTCGTTAATGTGGGAAAATACTGGGTTAAAGAGTTCGGCATTGACGGCTGGAGACTGGACGTTGCAAGTGAAGTTAACGACGGCTTCTGGAGAGCCTTCAACGCAGGCGTTAAGGAAGAAAATCCGGATGCTATCCTAATAGGAGAAGTATGGGAGAGCGCTAACCACTGGCTTGACGGCACTATCTTCGACGGGTCTATGAACTACGATTTCAGAAAACATTCAAGAAGATTTTTTGGAGAGAGATCCATTGATGCGAGAGAGTTTGGTGACAGGATCACTGACATGTACACAAGATACAGGAAAAAAACTGTATTTTCCCAGCTTAACCTTCTTGATTCTCACGACGTTAGCAGGTTCCTGTCGATATGCGACGGCGATGTGGACAGGTACAAGCTTGCAGTTCTATTCCTTATGACTTTCCCGGGAATGCCTTCAGTGTTCTATGGAGATGAAAAGGGCATTATGGGTGTGCTGGAGAAAGATTATAGAAATCCAATGCCGTGGGATAAGGAAGAGACAGAGCTTGGAAAGTTCTATAAGGATGTAATAGGTATTAGAAATGCGGAAGATGCATTAAGATCCGGGGAATTTAAAGTAGTAAAAGCTGATGCTTGTGATCACCTGATTGGATTTATAAGATATACTAAAGATATTGAAATAACAGTATTGATAAACATGTTTGAGGGCGAAAAGGATATTAGTGCGGAATTAGAAACCGGTGCTGATGTTATCTTTTCACTAGGTCTGGATGGGAATGCATTGAAGGCTAAGGGATGCGCAGTGATCAAGAGAGTAAGAAATAAGAAGTAA
- a CDS encoding LacI family DNA-binding transcriptional regulator, whose protein sequence is MSVTIKDVARQANTSIATVSKVMHGSYSISKETADRVNQVMEELGYHPNQRARNFVSKSNKTIAFVTDIDKEAGFKNPHMFEMMCGMEAMLSQKGYGFLVKGLTKSDVCDYVKNAFETKYVDGFVIHASVITPQLSDLVSSKGIPHLVIGVPSFDNNFCWIDADNKHAGQVAAKHLLTVGYRTVAFIGGTDEDKISMHRLEGVLSILNEHDVLIPSNYLQYGNSGVEDGYAMTLQILKGASRPEAIICANNYLAYGCVKALQDKKIKIPEEIGVITFDDYPFSQILNPKLTVVNIDVYDMGQEAGSMIVQKIKKPNLHIQSYITYPQVIVRESTK, encoded by the coding sequence ATGAGCGTCACTATTAAGGATGTTGCGAGGCAGGCGAATACCTCAATTGCCACAGTTTCAAAAGTAATGCATGGTTCATATTCAATTTCAAAGGAGACTGCAGACAGGGTCAATCAGGTGATGGAGGAACTTGGCTATCATCCCAATCAGCGTGCCAGAAACTTTGTTTCGAAATCCAATAAGACCATAGCCTTTGTTACCGATATTGATAAGGAAGCCGGTTTTAAGAATCCTCACATGTTTGAGATGATGTGCGGGATGGAAGCTATGTTATCTCAAAAAGGATACGGCTTTTTGGTGAAAGGCCTTACCAAAAGTGATGTCTGCGATTATGTTAAGAATGCTTTTGAGACCAAATACGTGGACGGCTTTGTGATCCATGCGTCTGTCATTACTCCGCAGCTTAGTGATCTTGTATCATCCAAGGGCATCCCTCATCTTGTGATCGGCGTTCCAAGCTTTGATAATAACTTCTGCTGGATAGATGCAGATAACAAGCATGCAGGCCAGGTTGCAGCCAAGCACCTTCTTACTGTGGGATACAGGACAGTAGCCTTCATCGGCGGAACAGACGAAGACAAGATTTCTATGCATAGACTTGAGGGCGTTTTGTCTATCTTGAATGAACATGACGTCCTTATCCCTTCTAATTATCTTCAGTACGGTAACTCCGGTGTGGAAGACGGATATGCCATGACCCTTCAGATACTTAAGGGCGCAAGCCGTCCCGAAGCTATCATTTGTGCTAACAACTACCTTGCCTATGGTTGTGTCAAAGCTTTGCAGGATAAAAAGATCAAGATACCTGAAGAAATAGGTGTAATTACCTTTGACGATTATCCCTTTTCCCAGATATTAAATCCAAAACTCACTGTCGTAAATATTGATGTGTATGATATGGGACAGGAAGCTGGCAGCATGATAGTGCAAAAAATCAAGAAACCAAACCTCCATATCCAGAGCTATATCACTTATCCACAGGTGATTGTGCGTGAATCAACGAAGTAG
- the mscL gene encoding large conductance mechanosensitive channel protein MscL encodes MAEEKKKGFVAEFQEFIMRGNVMDLAVGVIIGGAFQSIINSLVNDIIMPCISAITGGIDFNNYFISLDGNKYATLEAAKEAGGATLNYGTFITVVINFLLMAIVIFLLVRSLNKLHDKLGKKKEEAPKPVKICPYCKSEINKDATKCPHCTSDVA; translated from the coding sequence ATGGCAGAAGAAAAGAAAAAGGGGTTCGTTGCGGAGTTTCAGGAATTTATCATGCGTGGCAATGTTATGGACCTGGCAGTCGGTGTCATCATCGGTGGCGCATTCCAGAGCATTATCAATTCACTTGTAAATGACATCATCATGCCTTGCATCAGTGCTATCACAGGCGGAATTGATTTCAATAATTATTTCATCTCACTCGATGGTAATAAATATGCAACACTTGAAGCTGCAAAAGAAGCAGGCGGCGCAACACTTAACTACGGAACATTTATCACTGTTGTGATCAATTTCCTTCTCATGGCAATCGTTATCTTCCTTCTTGTTCGTTCTCTTAATAAGCTCCATGACAAGCTTGGCAAGAAGAAAGAAGAGGCACCAAAGCCAGTTAAGATCTGTCCTTATTGCAAATCAGAGATCAACAAGGATGCAACAAAGTGTCCTCACTGCACATCTGATGTAGCGTAA
- a CDS encoding Crp/Fnr family transcriptional regulator produces MQIIELKKGQTLHAAGSIVETIDIISKGEINIFNEGINIVLKGGTICGLPEMPGDTYNFTYQAATDATIASYPYNNIDDLISMIKANPKIAPILVSNVYKSYQTAFDACQKQLQEAGETYRQIMSDYEQYPSLCTITGTQLKAYPEVLQQAALPDITLVPDWKLACVNAIIENDASLRKTFYTLNIDIDVAMIMNCVQALNALCQYSFEILRYTKNLLKETAAFRSAFTTIKSKSDQIMNGGEENLDQVPEFKDVLNTLLAFGNVDAETAEEFADAVRAYASSTVTDAYSDEYRKVRRDVASHFYKVYKEVFLASLSESLIPDAVRMFLMFGYCHEALVSTEQTAILYRIMKSYSPDPGGHIFTMPEWLTMIYNEEVVPSRNEFNLDYPGYLHEQKSQGNISEDEMNALMDDPKAKLDFEIANLFMLSNRVTCGRASAFVPVFDESSITKPLNEAYLRSDILQGKVDEIKNDDYSIFYRNVMYSNPEIGVNTFSYAKEVMPYFILLPNCGSRITLWQEIEGRKRDTPARFCISLFHSADLSDTLLQGFADYRWEMCKTIQGIHWNDVTDPSLTSEYCDYLQFYKKNRTLTEDQKEKLHDQLKKYSNHYNQVFMSDYMTYMKFEKTGSLRLNKVARQILFAYCPFSKELREKMSASPQYGDLLKTFQTKNATAMHTLENVFAKVEKGGFEVPEEIRSQKDYLEM; encoded by the coding sequence ATGCAGATAATTGAACTCAAAAAAGGTCAGACTCTTCATGCAGCAGGTTCTATAGTCGAAACCATCGACATTATTTCCAAAGGCGAGATCAATATATTTAATGAAGGGATAAATATCGTCCTTAAAGGCGGTACCATCTGTGGACTTCCGGAGATGCCGGGTGACACCTACAATTTCACCTATCAGGCTGCTACAGATGCAACCATAGCTTCGTATCCTTATAATAACATTGACGATCTTATAAGCATGATCAAAGCCAATCCCAAGATCGCGCCTATTCTAGTGTCCAACGTATATAAATCCTATCAGACTGCTTTTGATGCCTGCCAGAAACAGCTTCAGGAGGCAGGTGAAACCTACAGGCAGATCATGTCTGATTATGAGCAATATCCATCGCTTTGCACCATCACCGGAACTCAGCTCAAGGCTTATCCCGAAGTACTTCAGCAGGCAGCTCTTCCTGATATCACGCTTGTTCCTGACTGGAAGCTAGCTTGTGTTAATGCCATCATTGAAAATGATGCATCTCTTCGCAAAACTTTCTATACGCTTAATATAGATATTGACGTAGCCATGATCATGAACTGTGTTCAGGCCCTAAACGCGCTATGCCAGTACTCTTTCGAAATCCTAAGATATACCAAGAATCTTTTAAAAGAAACCGCCGCTTTCCGCAGCGCATTTACAACCATCAAGTCCAAATCTGATCAGATTATGAATGGCGGCGAAGAAAACCTCGATCAGGTTCCTGAATTTAAAGACGTACTTAATACCCTTCTGGCATTTGGAAATGTGGATGCCGAAACTGCCGAAGAATTTGCTGATGCAGTCAGAGCCTACGCTTCATCCACTGTAACAGATGCCTATTCCGATGAATACAGAAAAGTAAGGCGCGATGTAGCTTCTCATTTTTATAAGGTATATAAGGAAGTATTTCTGGCAAGCCTTTCAGAATCTCTTATTCCGGATGCTGTCAGAATGTTCCTAATGTTTGGCTATTGCCATGAAGCTCTTGTATCCACCGAGCAGACTGCTATCCTGTACCGCATCATGAAGTCCTACTCTCCCGACCCCGGCGGACATATTTTTACCATGCCTGAATGGCTCACTATGATCTACAACGAAGAAGTTGTGCCTTCCAGAAACGAATTCAACTTAGATTATCCCGGCTACCTTCATGAACAAAAATCTCAAGGCAACATCTCAGAAGATGAGATGAATGCTCTTATGGATGACCCTAAAGCAAAACTTGATTTTGAGATAGCCAACCTATTTATGCTCAGTAACAGAGTAACATGTGGAAGAGCTTCCGCTTTCGTACCTGTCTTTGACGAATCCAGCATCACCAAGCCTTTGAACGAAGCTTACCTTCGTAGTGATATACTTCAAGGTAAAGTTGACGAGATCAAAAATGATGACTACAGCATCTTTTACCGGAATGTAATGTACTCAAATCCTGAGATTGGCGTCAACACCTTCTCTTATGCCAAAGAGGTCATGCCCTACTTCATACTTCTTCCAAACTGCGGCTCCAGGATCACTCTATGGCAGGAAATTGAAGGAAGGAAAAGAGATACGCCTGCAAGATTCTGCATCTCACTCTTCCACAGCGCAGACCTGTCTGATACACTGCTTCAGGGCTTTGCCGATTACAGGTGGGAGATGTGCAAGACCATACAAGGCATTCACTGGAACGATGTCACTGACCCGTCTCTGACAAGCGAATACTGCGATTACCTGCAGTTCTACAAGAAGAACCGCACACTCACCGAAGATCAGAAGGAGAAGCTTCACGATCAGCTCAAAAAATACTCTAATCACTACAATCAGGTCTTCATGTCCGATTACATGACTTATATGAAGTTCGAAAAGACAGGGTCGCTACGCTTGAACAAAGTTGCAAGACAGATACTCTTCGCCTACTGCCCTTTCTCCAAAGAGCTTAGGGAAAAAATGTCTGCGTCTCCTCAGTACGGAGATCTGCTCAAGACATTCCAGACCAAAAATGCTACTGCTATGCACACTCTGGAAAATGTATTTGCCAAAGTTGAAAAGGGAGGATTCGAAGTACCAGAAGAGATCAGATCGCAAAAAGATTATCTGGAAATGTAG
- a CDS encoding lipopolysaccharide biosynthesis protein yields the protein MGELKLMKSLGTSKYRKIFTDSIISIVALVIMNLALQFVVYPFWKKIYGTDVYGGIVYVMSFVNIFGVAVGSAVNYARMVESGKRDTKGSDYLTVVVTLGALGTLVTSCAAYFGKADMSVCDSLLAGILCFLTVLRFYGDVEYRLRINYKGYFIYYLLISIGYGLGLLLMIGTGIWPLALIPGEAMGLLYVKIKGNVLSNKLFDTGNFFRENLHTMELLIATNLISNLIFNGDRLLLMNLVGAGAVTTYYIASLVGKTMTLITTPLNSVIIGYLARFKGEFNRKLVGMLFAMTLGAIVIFSLLSVPGSYIIVYFLYRDDLDMVKKYFLIAGAAQVIYFVSNVVTTVLLKLAKADYQLKINVAYGIIFLMLCIPAALLYGIKGFCVAILTVNIFRYLISIFLCFKSVE from the coding sequence ATGGGAGAGTTGAAGCTTATGAAGTCCTTGGGGACATCAAAATACAGAAAAATATTTACTGATTCTATTATAAGTATAGTTGCGCTGGTAATAATGAATCTTGCGCTGCAGTTTGTTGTATACCCTTTTTGGAAGAAGATTTATGGGACTGACGTATACGGAGGGATTGTATACGTTATGTCTTTTGTCAACATCTTTGGAGTAGCGGTGGGGTCAGCAGTTAACTATGCAAGAATGGTTGAGTCCGGCAAAAGAGATACGAAAGGGAGCGACTATCTGACGGTAGTTGTGACTCTTGGCGCCTTGGGAACTCTTGTTACATCCTGCGCTGCATATTTTGGAAAAGCGGATATGAGTGTTTGCGATTCGCTTCTTGCAGGAATTCTCTGCTTTCTGACAGTCTTGAGATTTTATGGAGATGTTGAGTATAGACTTCGAATTAATTATAAAGGGTATTTTATCTATTATTTGCTGATAAGTATTGGATACGGCCTTGGACTTTTACTTATGATAGGTACTGGTATCTGGCCACTTGCCCTTATCCCAGGCGAAGCGATGGGTCTTTTATATGTGAAGATAAAAGGAAATGTTCTTTCCAATAAGCTGTTTGATACAGGAAACTTTTTCCGCGAGAATCTTCATACCATGGAGCTTCTTATTGCAACAAATCTTATCAGTAACCTTATCTTCAACGGCGACAGGCTTCTTCTTATGAATCTTGTAGGCGCGGGTGCGGTAACTACATATTACATAGCATCTCTTGTCGGTAAGACCATGACTCTCATAACGACGCCTCTTAATAGCGTTATCATTGGATATCTTGCAAGATTTAAAGGTGAGTTTAACAGGAAGCTTGTAGGAATGCTTTTTGCTATGACTTTGGGTGCGATTGTGATTTTTTCTCTTTTAAGCGTACCAGGGTCATATATTATCGTATACTTTTTGTATAGAGATGATCTTGATATGGTGAAGAAGTATTTTCTCATAGCAGGCGCTGCCCAGGTCATTTACTTTGTATCAAACGTAGTTACAACAGTACTGCTTAAACTTGCCAAAGCAGATTATCAGCTGAAAATCAATGTGGCTTACGGAATCATCTTTTTAATGCTTTGCATTCCGGCAGCGTTGTTATATGGAATAAAAGGATTTTGTGTGGCAATACTAACCGTAAATATCTTCAGATATTTGATTTCGATATTTCTATGTTTTAAGAGTGTAGAATGA
- a CDS encoding LicD family protein, translated as MQDTLSYIEQIHESNRAMLDEVDRICKAHGIRYYLHGGTLLGAARHKDFIPWDDDIDIIMPRKEYEKLKKAFIKEADKRFLFIADDGYDQFFDFISKIADTSVSYARTSYGDEDFYEGRFSHPTLDFFVLDDAGKGHKWQLIRLKLLYSLAMGHRKHINYDKFKGPMKAAAFILTRIGKLIPYKNIVKAYHKVSMEANNKGTKNRAISNTDANNLDLNSSGSNVDYYFISNEQPHPHYWGLLFPKKWFEDDYELTIHGKNYPASRYYDDWLTMVYGDWRTLPPKDQQKPQHVMELL; from the coding sequence ATGCAGGATACATTATCTTATATAGAACAAATTCATGAGTCCAACAGAGCCATGCTTGATGAAGTGGACAGAATCTGCAAGGCCCATGGCATCAGGTACTATCTCCACGGCGGTACACTCCTTGGAGCCGCAAGACATAAGGACTTCATCCCCTGGGACGACGACATAGACATCATCATGCCAAGAAAAGAGTATGAGAAGCTCAAGAAAGCATTCATCAAAGAAGCTGACAAGAGATTTTTATTCATAGCAGACGATGGCTATGACCAGTTCTTTGATTTTATAAGTAAGATCGCAGATACCTCAGTATCGTATGCCCGCACATCTTACGGCGACGAAGACTTCTACGAAGGAAGATTTTCCCACCCGACCCTCGATTTCTTCGTCCTTGATGACGCAGGAAAAGGCCACAAGTGGCAACTTATACGCCTCAAACTCTTATATTCACTGGCCATGGGGCACAGAAAGCATATCAATTACGATAAATTCAAGGGCCCTATGAAGGCAGCGGCTTTCATTCTTACAAGAATCGGAAAGCTTATTCCTTATAAGAATATAGTTAAGGCTTATCATAAAGTATCGATGGAAGCTAATAATAAAGGTACTAAGAATAGGGCTATTAGTAACACAGATGCTAATAATCTGGATCTGAACAGCTCAGGCAGTAATGTTGATTATTATTTTATTTCCAATGAGCAGCCACATCCCCATTACTGGGGACTTCTTTTCCCAAAGAAGTGGTTCGAAGATGACTATGAGTTGACAATTCACGGCAAGAACTATCCCGCAAGTAGGTATTACGACGATTGGCTCACAATGGTATACGGCGACTGGAGAACCCTCCCGCCCAAAGACCAGCAAAAGCCCCAGCACGTAATGGAATTGTTATGA
- a CDS encoding ABC transporter ATP-binding protein, producing the protein MAKELIRLEHVSKAYDGNMILDDLNLSIHENSFVTILGPSGCGKTTTLRIIGGFESPDQGRVIFDGQDITNLAPNKRQLNTVFQKYALFTHMDIAQNIAFGLKIKNKTDAYIKDKIKYALKLVNLEGFEHRMPESLSGGQQQRVAIARAIVNEPKVLLLDEPLGALDLKLRQDMQYELIRLKNELGITFIYVTHDQEEALTMSDHIVVMNQGYIQQEGSPEKIYNEPENAFVADFIGDSNIIHATMVQDKLVRILGANFTCVDTGFGVNTPVDVVIRPEDVELVPRGKGTLPGKVSHVIFKGVHYEMEVEAGGFEWLVHSTRMAQVGDEIDISVDPFNIQVMNVPASEDEEAIEIDV; encoded by the coding sequence TTGGCAAAAGAACTTATTAGACTTGAACATGTTTCTAAAGCATATGACGGAAATATGATTCTTGATGATCTTAATCTTAGCATCCACGAGAATTCATTCGTTACAATTCTTGGACCTTCAGGATGCGGTAAGACTACCACACTTCGTATAATTGGCGGTTTTGAATCACCTGATCAGGGCCGCGTTATTTTTGATGGCCAGGATATCACTAATCTTGCGCCCAATAAAAGACAGCTTAATACTGTTTTCCAGAAGTATGCTCTTTTTACACATATGGATATAGCACAGAACATAGCTTTTGGACTTAAGATCAAGAATAAAACAGATGCTTACATCAAAGATAAGATCAAGTATGCTCTTAAACTCGTGAATCTTGAGGGTTTTGAGCATCGTATGCCAGAGTCTTTGTCCGGTGGTCAGCAGCAGAGAGTTGCTATAGCAAGAGCTATCGTTAATGAGCCTAAGGTTCTTCTTCTGGATGAGCCTCTGGGTGCGCTTGACCTTAAACTTAGGCAGGACATGCAGTACGAGCTTATCAGACTTAAGAATGAGCTTGGAATTACCTTTATATATGTAACACATGATCAGGAAGAGGCCCTTACAATGTCTGATCATATTGTAGTTATGAATCAGGGCTATATACAGCAGGAGGGCTCTCCGGAAAAGATCTATAACGAGCCTGAAAATGCCTTTGTTGCTGACTTTATCGGAGACAGCAATATTATTCATGCAACCATGGTTCAGGATAAACTTGTAAGGATCCTTGGAGCTAACTTTACCTGTGTAGATACTGGATTTGGTGTTAATACACCTGTTGACGTAGTTATAAGACCTGAGGACGTTGAGCTTGTGCCAAGAGGAAAAGGAACACTTCCGGGCAAAGTTTCTCACGTGATATTCAAGGGTGTTCATTATGAGATGGAAGTAGAAGCAGGCGGTTTTGAATGGCTTGTTCACTCAACTCGTATGGCGCAGGTTGGCGACGAAATTGATATCAGCGTAGATCCTTTCAATATTCAGGTTATGAATGTTCCGGCATCAGAGGATGAGGAGGCCATAGAAATAGATGTTTAA
- a CDS encoding ABC transporter permease, whose translation MFNNRQTSRLLASPYIAWAVIFIVVPLAMIFFYGLTDESGALTFANVAAIARQENLKSLGLALVLALISTIICFLLAYPLAMILASNKISSQGIITTLFILPMWMNFLLRTMAWMTLLENKGVINGILSFFGLPTINIINTSAAIVIGMVYNFLPFMILPLYNALARIDDSVINAARDLGANAVQTFFKITLPLTIPGILSGITMVFIPALTTFAISTMLGGSKILLIGNVIEQEFTLSYDWNMGAGLSLVLMLFIIVNMVVTMMTDKSSNS comes from the coding sequence ATGTTTAATAACAGACAGACATCTCGTCTTCTGGCATCTCCCTACATTGCATGGGCGGTTATCTTTATAGTCGTTCCTCTTGCGATGATTTTCTTTTACGGCCTAACAGACGAGTCGGGTGCACTTACATTTGCAAATGTAGCAGCGATAGCAAGGCAGGAGAACCTCAAATCTCTTGGACTTGCTCTTGTTCTTGCGCTTATAAGTACGATCATATGTTTTTTGCTGGCATATCCTCTTGCAATGATACTTGCAAGTAACAAGATAAGCTCTCAGGGAATCATAACAACCCTTTTCATTCTGCCTATGTGGATGAATTTCCTCTTAAGAACAATGGCGTGGATGACTCTTTTGGAAAATAAGGGTGTTATCAACGGAATACTTAGTTTCTTTGGGCTTCCGACTATCAATATCATCAACACTTCAGCAGCTATCGTGATCGGTATGGTTTATAACTTCCTTCCTTTCATGATCCTGCCTTTATATAACGCGCTTGCAAGAATTGATGACAGCGTAATCAACGCGGCAAGAGATCTTGGAGCCAATGCTGTTCAGACATTCTTTAAGATCACATTGCCTCTTACGATCCCTGGCATTTTGTCAGGAATAACTATGGTATTTATACCTGCTCTTACAACCTTTGCTATAAGTACTATGCTTGGCGGATCCAAGATCCTTCTTATAGGTAACGTGATCGAGCAGGAGTTTACTTTAAGCTATGACTGGAACATGGGTGCAGGTCTTTCACTTGTGCTTATGTTGTTTATTATTGTCAACATGGTAGTAACGATGATGACTGATAAGTCATCAAACAGCTAG